From Spea bombifrons isolate aSpeBom1 chromosome 6, aSpeBom1.2.pri, whole genome shotgun sequence, a single genomic window includes:
- the GNAT1 gene encoding guanine nucleotide-binding protein G(t) subunit alpha-1: MGAGASAEEKHSRELEKKLKEDAEKDARTVKLLLLGAGESGKSTIVKQMKIIHQDGYSLEECMEFITIINGNTLQSMLAIVRAMNTLNIQYGDPARQDDARKLMHLADTIDEGSMPKEMADIIGRLWKDSGIQACFDRASEYQLNDSAGYYLNDLDRLVAPGYVPTEQDVLRSRVKTTGIIETNFGLKDLNFRMFDVGGQRSERKKWIHCFEGVTCIIFIAALSAYDMVLVEDDEVNRMHESLHLFNSICNHRYFATTSIVLFLNKKDVFTEKIKKAHLSICFPDYDGPNTYEDAGNYIKTQFLELNMRRDVKEIYSHMTCATDTENVKFVFDAVTDIIIKENLKDCGLF, translated from the exons ATGGGAGCTGGAGCTAGTGCAGAAGAAAAGCATTCTCGAGAATTGGAGAAGAAGCTGAAGGAAGATGCTGAGAAAGATGCCAGAACAGTCAAACTGCTCCTCCTGG GAGCTGGTGAGTCTGGGAAAAGCACCATTGTAAAACAGATGAA AATTATACATCAGGATGGTTACTCCCTTGAGGAATGCATGGAGTTTATCACCATTATCAATGGGAACACTCTCCAGTCCATGCTTGCTATTGTGAGAGCCATGAACACACTGAATATCCAATATGGAGATCCTGCTCGACAG gatgaTGCCCGTAAACTCATGCACCTGGCAGACACCATTGATGAAGGTTCCATGCCTAAGGAGATGGCTGATATCATTGGGCGCCTATGGAAGGACTCAGGCATCCAAGCTTGCTTTGATCGTGCTTCTGAATATCAGCTCAACGATTCAGCTGGATA tTACCTGAATGATCTAGACAGGCTGGTGGCCCCTGGCTATGTCCCCACTGAGCAGGATGTACTGAGGTCCAGAGTCAAGACCACCGGTATCATTGAGACCAATTTTGGCCTCAAAGATCTCAACTTTAG AATGTTTGATGTGGGTGGACAGCGCTCTGAACGTAAGAAGTGGATTCATTGCTTTGAAGGGGTGACCTGTATCATCTTCATCGCTGCACTGAGTGCATATGACATGGTCCTTGTGGAGGACGATGAAGTG AACCGCATGCATGAAAGTCTGCATCTCTTCAACAGTATCTGTAACCATCGTTACTTCGCAACAACCTCCATTGTACTCTTCCTTAACAAGAAAGATGTCTTCACAGAGAAGATCAAGAAAGCCCATCTGAGTATTTGCTTCCCAGATTATGATG GGCCAAACACATATGAGGATGCAGGGAATTATATCAAGACACAGTTCCTGGAATTGAATATGCGACGAGATGTGAAGGAGATTTACAGTCACATGACCTGCGCCACAGACACAGAGAACGTCAAGTTTGTGTTTGATGCGGTCACAGACATTATCATCAAAGAAAACCTGAAGGACTGCGGCCTGTTCTAA